A window of the Microbacterium sp. AZCO genome harbors these coding sequences:
- a CDS encoding ATP-binding cassette domain-containing protein codes for MPAPVIEANNLVKAYKVKGKPDFLAVDGLSFEVAPGESFGLLGPNGAGKSTTMKMIGAVSSRTRGDLTILGLDPDQYGPEIRSRLGVVPQQDNLDGELNARENLFIYGRYFGLPSKVCHEKADELLAFAALEDKAKSKVDQLSGGMKRRLTIARGLINDPRILLLDEPTTGLDPQARHVLWDRLFRLKERGTTLVLTTHYMDEAEQLCDRLVVVDKGRIMAEGTPASLIREHSSREVLEVRFGSDRNEQVAPQLAGIGDRLEVLPDRILVYTDNGEKALERITALGFEPLTSLVRRSSLEDVFLRLTGRSLIE; via the coding sequence GTGCCTGCCCCCGTGATCGAAGCGAACAACCTCGTGAAGGCCTACAAAGTCAAGGGCAAGCCCGACTTCCTCGCCGTCGACGGCTTGTCGTTCGAGGTCGCGCCCGGAGAGTCGTTCGGCCTGCTCGGCCCCAACGGCGCCGGCAAGTCGACGACGATGAAGATGATCGGCGCCGTCTCGAGCCGCACCCGCGGCGATCTGACGATCCTCGGCCTCGACCCCGACCAGTACGGTCCCGAGATCCGGTCGCGCCTCGGCGTCGTGCCGCAGCAGGACAACCTCGACGGCGAGCTCAACGCGCGCGAGAACCTCTTCATCTACGGCCGCTACTTCGGCCTGCCGAGCAAGGTCTGTCATGAGAAGGCCGACGAGCTGCTCGCCTTCGCGGCGCTCGAAGACAAGGCCAAGAGCAAGGTCGACCAGCTGTCGGGTGGCATGAAGCGTCGCCTCACGATCGCGCGCGGACTCATCAACGACCCGCGCATCCTGCTGCTCGACGAGCCGACGACGGGCCTCGACCCGCAGGCGCGGCACGTGCTGTGGGATCGCCTGTTCCGGCTGAAGGAGCGCGGCACGACGCTCGTGCTCACGACCCACTACATGGACGAGGCCGAGCAGCTATGCGACCGCCTCGTCGTCGTCGACAAGGGCCGCATCATGGCCGAGGGCACGCCCGCGTCCCTCATCCGCGAGCACTCGAGCCGGGAAGTGCTCGAGGTGCGGTTCGGCTCCGACCGCAACGAGCAGGTCGCACCGCAGCTCGCCGGCATCGGGGACCGGCTCGAGGTGCTGCCCGACCGCATCCTCGTGTACACCGACAACGGCGAGAAGGCCCTCGAGCGCATCACGGCGCTCGGCTTCGAGCCGCTCACTTCGCTCGTCCGCCGCTCGTCGCTCGAAGACGTCTTCCTGCGGCTCACGGGAAGGTCGCTGATCGAATGA
- a CDS encoding ABC transporter permease, which translates to MTAVTTRMDAPPRRGSVRALWAGNPGAVVQRGLIAARSSSWVVVLSGFFEPVFYLASMGLGLGSLIGDVPTADGVEVSYAAFIAPALLATSAMNGALYDSTWNVFFKLNYGKLYEGMLATSLGPLDVALGEILYALLRGLLYATGFMIVMQILGLNLAPTAILAIPAVLLIAFGFAALGMAVTSYMKTFQQMDWINFVLLPMFLFSATLYPITVYPEWVQTIVMALPLWHGVELVRGLTTGVMTTAMIWHVIYYVVMIAVGLVFTTKRLRALFLD; encoded by the coding sequence ATGACCGCGGTCACGACGAGGATGGATGCCCCGCCCCGGCGCGGCAGCGTGCGCGCGCTCTGGGCCGGCAACCCCGGCGCAGTGGTGCAGCGCGGGCTCATCGCCGCGCGGTCGTCGAGCTGGGTGGTCGTGCTGTCGGGCTTCTTCGAGCCCGTCTTCTACCTCGCCTCGATGGGCCTGGGTCTCGGATCGCTCATCGGCGACGTGCCGACGGCCGATGGCGTCGAGGTCTCCTATGCCGCCTTCATCGCGCCCGCCCTGCTCGCGACCTCCGCGATGAACGGCGCGCTCTACGACTCGACGTGGAACGTCTTCTTCAAGCTCAACTACGGCAAGCTCTACGAGGGCATGCTCGCGACGTCGCTCGGACCGCTCGACGTCGCGCTGGGCGAGATCCTGTATGCGCTGCTGCGCGGCCTGCTCTACGCGACGGGCTTCATGATCGTCATGCAGATCCTCGGGCTCAACCTCGCTCCCACGGCGATCCTCGCGATCCCGGCGGTGCTGCTCATCGCCTTCGGCTTCGCGGCGCTCGGCATGGCGGTGACGAGCTACATGAAGACGTTCCAGCAGATGGACTGGATCAACTTCGTGCTGCTGCCCATGTTCCTGTTCTCGGCGACGCTCTATCCGATCACGGTGTACCCGGAGTGGGTGCAGACGATCGTGATGGCCCTCCCGCTCTGGCACGGCGTCGAGCTCGTCCGCGGCCTCACGACCGGCGTCATGACGACCGCCATGATCTGGCACGTCATCTACTACGTCGTGATGATCGCCGTCGGTCTCGTCTTCACGACGAAGCGGCTGCGGGCGCTCTTCCTGGACTGA
- a CDS encoding 5-methyltetrahydropteroyltriglutamate--homocysteine S-methyltransferase: protein MTHDSSALTQRAPYRADIVGSFLRPAAVAEARRRHADGELSADELRGIEDAAIADLVAKERDAGLQLATDGEFRRSWWHFDFFGLLDGVDIVELDHGIQFQGVQTKPRGVHVSGPIRFNDAHPFLAHFRFLKEQADRAGVTPKFTVPAPTVLDFRVEPGHIAASAYDGHAAIADDLVQAYRDAVQAFYDAGARYLQFDDTAWAYLCSDVELEKARERGIDTEGIAERYATLLNRVLDGKPDDLTVTTHVCRGNFRSTWISSGGYEPVAEQLLGVTNYDGYFLEYDSERAGGFEPLRFLPKGDKRVVLGLITTKSGELEDADVVKRRIDEAAEFAPLDQLALSPQCGFASTEEGNLLTEDEQWAKIRRVVDIAGDVWK from the coding sequence GTGACCCACGACAGCTCCGCCCTGACCCAGCGCGCCCCGTATCGCGCCGACATCGTGGGAAGCTTCCTGCGACCGGCCGCCGTCGCCGAGGCGCGGCGCCGCCACGCCGACGGCGAGCTGTCGGCGGACGAGCTCCGCGGGATCGAGGATGCCGCGATCGCGGACCTCGTCGCCAAGGAGCGGGATGCCGGACTCCAGCTCGCCACCGACGGCGAGTTCCGCCGATCGTGGTGGCACTTCGACTTCTTCGGGCTGCTCGACGGCGTCGACATCGTCGAGCTGGATCACGGCATCCAGTTCCAGGGCGTGCAGACAAAGCCCCGGGGCGTGCACGTGTCAGGCCCCATCCGGTTCAACGACGCGCACCCCTTCCTCGCGCACTTCCGCTTCCTCAAGGAGCAGGCAGACCGGGCCGGAGTGACGCCGAAGTTCACGGTCCCCGCGCCGACCGTGCTCGACTTCCGCGTCGAGCCGGGCCACATCGCCGCGTCGGCGTACGACGGGCACGCGGCGATCGCCGACGACCTCGTGCAGGCATACCGCGACGCCGTGCAGGCCTTCTACGACGCCGGCGCGCGGTACCTGCAGTTCGACGACACCGCGTGGGCCTACCTGTGCAGCGACGTCGAGCTGGAGAAGGCTCGGGAGCGCGGGATCGACACCGAAGGCATCGCCGAGCGCTACGCGACGCTGCTCAACCGCGTGCTCGACGGCAAGCCCGACGACCTCACCGTCACGACCCACGTGTGTCGCGGCAACTTCCGCTCGACGTGGATCTCGTCGGGCGGCTACGAGCCGGTCGCCGAGCAGCTGCTGGGCGTGACGAACTACGACGGCTACTTCCTCGAGTACGACAGCGAGCGCGCCGGCGGCTTCGAGCCGCTGCGCTTCCTGCCGAAGGGCGACAAGCGCGTCGTGCTGGGCCTCATCACGACGAAGTCGGGCGAGCTCGAAGACGCCGACGTCGTGAAGCGCCGCATCGACGAGGCCGCCGAGTTCGCGCCGCTCGACCAGCTCGCGCTCAGCCCCCAATGCGGATTCGCCTCGACGGAGGAGGGCAACCTCCTCACCGAGGACGAGCAGTGGGCGAAGATCCGCCGCGTCGTCGACATCGCCGGCGACGTCTGGAAGTAG
- a CDS encoding ABC transporter permease has translation MSAADHPTAITQPTLDELRAEAMEWGRKPRRRGTLYVTEHWIRALRAYGWTAIVGALGQPIIYLLGLAAGLAALIQAPIDDRGMEVPYLLFVAPALLMTAAISVASEEFSYPVMAGFKWRRYFFGFNASALSSPQIAAGVLLGAAARMLLTVGLYYLFIWIFFAWLHPGETSPGTAWLMIPIGVLAGISFGAPLMAYAASLEDDRGQFALVQRFIFMPMFLFSGTFYPLANLPLWLQWIGWISPLWHATELGRTVTYGSWAAEPMSWVHLAYLLALAVGGFVAARRVFTRRLAK, from the coding sequence ATGAGCGCCGCCGACCATCCGACCGCGATCACCCAGCCGACGCTCGACGAGCTGCGGGCCGAGGCGATGGAGTGGGGCCGCAAGCCCCGCCGTCGCGGCACGCTGTACGTCACCGAGCACTGGATCCGCGCCCTGCGGGCGTACGGCTGGACGGCCATCGTCGGCGCGCTCGGCCAGCCGATCATCTACCTCCTCGGGCTCGCGGCAGGCCTCGCCGCGCTCATCCAGGCGCCGATCGACGACCGCGGCATGGAGGTGCCCTACCTCCTGTTCGTCGCGCCCGCGCTGCTCATGACGGCGGCGATATCGGTCGCCTCAGAGGAGTTCTCCTACCCCGTCATGGCGGGCTTCAAGTGGCGTCGGTACTTCTTCGGCTTCAACGCATCGGCGCTGTCGTCGCCGCAGATCGCGGCGGGCGTCCTCCTAGGCGCCGCGGCCCGCATGCTCCTCACCGTGGGCCTGTACTACCTCTTCATCTGGATCTTCTTCGCGTGGCTGCATCCCGGCGAGACCTCGCCCGGCACCGCATGGCTCATGATCCCCATCGGAGTGCTCGCGGGCATCTCGTTCGGCGCCCCGCTCATGGCCTACGCCGCCTCCCTCGAAGACGACCGCGGCCAGTTCGCACTCGTGCAGCGGTTCATCTTCATGCCGATGTTCCTGTTCTCGGGCACGTTCTATCCGCTCGCCAACCTGCCGCTGTGGCTGCAGTGGATCGGCTGGATCTCGCCGCTGTGGCACGCGACTGAGCTCGGCCGCACCGTCACGTACGGGTCGTGGGCCGCGGAGCCGATGTCGTGGGTGCACCTGGCGTATCTGCTCGCGCTCGCTGTCGGCGGCTTCGTCGCCGCTCGGCGGGTCTTCACGAGGAGGCTCGCGAAATGA